One stretch of Toxoplasma gondii ME49 chromosome XI, whole genome shotgun sequence DNA includes these proteins:
- the AGO gene encoding argonaute AGO (encoded by transcript TGME49_310160~Gene product name based on ToxoDB Community Expert Annotation.): MNGGGRGRDGSRGRGGDSRAGSNPYGRGFGSGDHRGGNRGGGGPFGGGGRGGMGGGGFGSVLPVLRGPLKCLSNHCELVVSNRRQAVAVWKHFVDFKARAEPGKKRMLSYEARREILDEFLDGLVALGHLARDERALILYDGDHLLVCMKKLEYIEMLRGVSLSIHPQQSVIMANLGEQLSMQNSATEEVAQILQLIMNHAAVMEGYQMFHGVNFFKDMPENFVPLRGPNKAFQIWDGFSQAVAPYQTAGTMSWNAVFNLRACTSTKAIPLVKYIEIQASAIAKRMVDLSTEKGCRALMADAEVMRRLNRRLRGTKLESFHILNRDTQQPEKRVYKLKELMTFSASSEESRFDLQDGRRVTVLQHFKETYPHASGIPPFQPLINTRSKDRPAYLPVSIVTLKHQPAREGVTEEDRAQVAEHMIMPPRNRVAKTEQLLSLVFGPQGHSAPKVLDAFGVILQLEAKTAQGRVLESPLIKYREVPGGGPGRSSKTVRPAQGDWNLRDAAFCRGTVCKVWALYSFVETSQNVIENLARVLKTQGAKYGVNLTTKPGLGAYTRNDRRPMLDQFAAFVALAKTKGCELLFVILNERVSLDIYQIVKSCTDVNFPSQCLNGRHKCIDAIFRGADNPNPQYFANVMSKVNMKLQGVNQTLEADIIKQEIGTDKSTLVLAVETSFFANPTKTSPPPTAPIVCACTGNMDDDLGAFGHAVCVESRKHPIVTDIGSMFKTILSYRKTTKNWPARIIYLRSATTEAHFPLVLAGEIRAIEELYVRENRSKPRILAVAVQRRQQTRLFPTKEMQAQGNNLPPGFLLANSLQHPGHFRNFLLISHKALQGTARPTRYYILRDDANRDMEKVAQLMYSLCHVYGRCQRAVSIPAPLYYAELLAARAQSYMKVGMRRERNIDIDDLSHLSGEAGEKMLTETRHFADEYLRSTAAKVTPMVFC; the protein is encoded by the exons ATGAacggaggaggcagaggaagagacggaagccgagggagaggaggggaCTCTCGAGCTGGCTCTAATCCGTATGGAAGGGGATTCGGAAGTGGAGATCATCGCGGTGGAAATCGTGGAGGAGGTGGACCCTTCGGGGGAGGAGGCCGAGGAGGCATGGGGGGAGGAGGATTCGGGTCTGTTTTACCCGTCCTGCGTGGTCCTCTGAAGTGTCTTTCGAACCACTGCGAATTGGTCGTCTCGAATCGCAGACAGGCGGTAGCCGTCTGGAAGCATTTCGTCGATTTCAAAGCGAGGGCGGAGCCAGGAAAGAAGCGGATGCTCTCTTATGAAGCGCGTCGGGAAATTCTTGACGAATTCCTGGATGGCCTG GTTGCCTTGGGCCATCTCGCGAGAGACGAGCGGGCTCTCATTCTGTACGATGGAGACCACCTTCTCGTCTGTATGAAGAAACTTGAATATATCGAGATGCTTCGAGGCGTATCCTTGAGCATTCATCCCCAGCAAAGCGTAATCATGGCCAACCTGGGGGAGCAACTCTCAATGCAGAACAGTGCAACTGAGGAAGTTGCACAG ATTTTGCAGTTGATCATGAATCATGCCGCAGTTATGGAGGGATACCAAATGTTCCACGGTGTCAATTTCTTCAAAGATATGCCTGAGAACTTCGTTCCTCTCCGAGGACCGAACAAAGCGTTCCAGATATGGGACGGCTTCTCGCAAGCTGTAGCACCGTATCAAACAGCAGGAACGATGAGCTGGAATGCGGTGTTCAATCTTCGTGCGTGTACTTCCACGAAAGCTATCCCTCTCGTCAAGTATATTGAGATCCAGGCATCTGCT ATTGCAAAACGAATGGTGGACTtgtcgacagaaaaaggcTGCCGAGCCTTGATGGCAGACGCGGAAGTAATGAGAAGACTGAATAGACGTCTGCGTGGCACGAAATTGGAGTCGTTCCATATACTAAATCGAGACACACAACAGCCAGAGAAGAGGGTTTACAAACTGAAGGAATTAATGACGTTCTCTGCAAGCAGTGAGGAGAGCCGTTTCGATCTGCAGGACGGAAGAAGAGTTACGGTCCTGCAGCACTTTAAG GAAACGTATCCTCACGCATCTGGTATTCCGCCGTTCCAGCCGCTCATCAACACGCGGAGCAAGGATCGCCCGGCATACTTGCCAGTTTCCATCGTCACGCTCAAACATCAGCCAGCCCGGGAGGGCGTCACTGAAGAAGATCGGGCGCAG GTGGCAGAGCACATGATCATGCCTCCCCGAAATCGCGTggcgaagacagagcagcTGTTAAGCCTCGTCTTCGGGCCACAGGGACATTCAGCCCCGAAGGTTCTCGATGCTTTTGGTGTAATATTGCAGCTTGAAGCAAAAACAGCACAGGGGAGGGTCCTGGAATCCCCTCTTATCAAATACCGCGAAGTACCAGGCGGAGGCCCTGGCAGGTCGTCGAAAACAGTTCGACCAGCTCAGGGCGACTGGAATTTGCGGGACGCGGCTTTCTGTCGTGGCACAGTATGCAAAGTCTGGGCATTGTATTCTTTCGTTGAGACGAGCCAAAATGTTATTGAGAACTTGGCAAGAGTCCTGAAGACGCAAGGCGCAAAATACGGCGTGAATTTGACCACTAAACCCGGACTGGGAGCTTACACGAGAAACGATCGGCGCCCCATGCTTGACCAGTTCGCCGCCTTTGTTGCACTCGCAAAAACCAAAGGGTGCGAACTCCTCTTCGTGATTTTGAACGAACGGGTCTCCCTGGACATCTACCAAATTGTGAAGTCTTGCACGGACGTAAACTTCCCGTCACAGTGTTTAAACGGAAGACACAAATGTATCGACGCCATCTTCCGTGGAG CAGACAATCCAAACCCGCAGTATTTCGCAAATGTTATGTCCAAAGTCAACATGAAGTTGCAAGGAGTGAATCAAACCCTCGAGGCGGATATAATAAAGCAAGAAATCGGAACGGACAAGAGCACATTGGTCTTGGCGGTAGAAACATCATTCTTTGCAAATCCGACTAAAACTTCTCCCCCGCCGACAGCGCCCATtgtgtgtgcgtgtacggGAAACATGGACGATGATCTTGGCGCGTTCGGTCATGCTGTTTGCGTTGAATCGCGAAAGCATCCCATAGTGACTGATATTGGGAGTATGTTTAAAACTATTCTCTCCTATCGAAAGACAACGAAAAACTGGCCGGCGCGAATCATCTACCTTCGATCTGCCACTACAGAAGCACACTTCCCTCTTGTATTGGCCGGCGAAATCCGTGCGATCGAAGAATTATATGTTCGTGAAAACCGTTCAAAACCTCGAATCCTCGCCGTAGCAGTGCAAAGGCGACAGCAAACACGTTTATTCCCTACGAAGGAGATGCAGGCTCAGGGAAACAATCTGCCACCAGGGTTCTTGCTTGCGAATAGTCTGCAACATCCAGGGCACTTCCGAAATTTCTTGTTGATCTCACACAAAGCACTCCAGGGAACAGCGCGCCCAACAAGGTATTACATTTTAAGAGACGATGCGAACCGCGACATGGAAAAAGTTGCCCAGCTGATGTACTCTCTGTGCCATGTGTACGGTCGCTGCCAGCGAGCGGTCTCCATTCCCGCTCCCCTGTACTACGCCGAGCTGCTGGCGGCAAGAGCTCAAAGCTACATGAAGGTTGGCATGCGTAGAGAAAGAAATATAGATATTGACGATCTTTCTCACCTCAGTGGCGAAGCTGGGGAAAAGATGCTGACTGAGACCCGACATTTTGCCGATGAGTATTTGAGAAGCACGGCAGCTAAGGTGACCCCGATGGTGTTCTGTTGA